The following coding sequences are from one Haemophilus haemolyticus window:
- the hybA gene encoding hydrogenase 2 operon protein HybA, with amino-acid sequence MDRRNFLKAGLLGTVTSGLPVAKAEAVENLPPIPGALGMLYDSTLCVGCQACVAECQQVNKTPVNPKGEQTWANNDKLTPFTRNVIQVWSDGDGKNKDKTENGYAYVKKQCMHCVDPNCVSVCPVQALTKDPKTGIVKYDPDICTGCRYCMVGCPFDVPKYDYDNPFGQISKCELCNQKGVERLDKGELPGCCHVCPTGAIIFGTREELLAEAKRRLSLLRGTEYDYPRQHVNSKDTYRATVPAYQYRIYGEKEGGGTQVLVLSAVPQENLGFPELDDIATGARAAHLQHFLYRGLALPLVALAGLTMMTYKNMHGDKIRERIEAQKEAMRQARKEMEEAEDEHHG; translated from the coding sequence ATGGATAGACGAAATTTCCTTAAAGCAGGTCTGCTGGGAACTGTCACATCAGGTCTGCCCGTTGCAAAAGCCGAAGCGGTGGAAAACCTTCCGCCTATTCCTGGTGCACTTGGGATGCTTTATGACTCCACACTTTGCGTTGGCTGTCAGGCTTGTGTCGCAGAATGTCAGCAAGTGAACAAAACACCTGTCAATCCCAAAGGTGAACAAACTTGGGCAAACAATGACAAACTCACGCCGTTCACACGCAATGTGATTCAAGTATGGAGTGATGGCGACGGAAAAAATAAAGATAAAACAGAAAACGGTTATGCTTATGTTAAAAAACAATGCATGCACTGTGTTGATCCAAACTGCGTTTCTGTTTGTCCAGTACAGGCTTTAACCAAAGATCCTAAAACAGGTATTGTTAAATACGATCCTGATATTTGTACTGGTTGCCGTTATTGCATGGTGGGCTGCCCGTTTGACGTGCCAAAATATGATTACGACAATCCATTTGGTCAAATCAGCAAATGTGAACTTTGCAACCAAAAAGGTGTGGAACGCTTAGATAAAGGTGAATTACCAGGTTGTTGTCATGTTTGTCCAACTGGGGCAATTATTTTTGGTACCCGTGAAGAACTTTTAGCGGAAGCAAAACGTCGTTTAAGTTTATTACGTGGCACTGAATATGACTATCCTCGCCAACATGTAAACAGTAAAGACACTTATCGCGCAACTGTGCCAGCCTATCAATATCGTATTTACGGTGAAAAAGAAGGTGGCGGTACACAAGTATTGGTATTAAGTGCAGTTCCGCAAGAAAATTTAGGTTTCCCTGAGTTAGATGATATTGCTACAGGCGCACGCGCAGCGCATTTACAACACTTCTTGTATCGCGGTTTGGCATTGCCACTGGTGGCGTTAGCTGGTTTAACAATGATGACTTATAAGAATATGCACGGCGATAAAATTCGCGAACGAATTGAAGCGCAAAAAGAAGCAATGCGCCAAGCGCGTAAAGAAATGGAAGAAGCGGAGGATGAACATCATGGGTAA
- the hybO gene encoding hydrogenase 2 small subunit has product MNNPDGVFSALADVSRRDFMKLCTALAATMGLNSKAGAEMTAAMTSPARPPVLWIGAQECTGCTESLLRATHPTVENLVLDLISLEYHEVLSTAFGEQAEENKHNAIHNYYGKYVLVVDGSIPIKDGGVYCMVAGKPIVEHIREAAKGAAAIIAIGSCSSWGGVPSCGGNPTGAVSLSEVLPKGTPIINIPGCPPNPHNFLATVAYIITYKKLPVMDKLNRPLFAYDRLIHENCYRRPHFDAGRFAKEFGDYGHRHGWCLYHLGCKGPETYGNCSTLEFCDVGGNNWPVGIGHPCYGCNDQGIGFTKGIFQLANVENPTPRVEKPDVNNVEGEGASMTAIGLLGGAAAILAGVSVMTLKELSKQHKANKAADKQANQDQGH; this is encoded by the coding sequence ATGAATAATCCGGATGGCGTTTTTTCTGCGTTGGCAGATGTTTCTCGCCGAGATTTTATGAAATTATGTACCGCACTTGCGGCTACAATGGGGCTAAATTCTAAAGCTGGCGCTGAAATGACGGCAGCAATGACCAGTCCAGCACGCCCACCAGTGCTTTGGATTGGTGCGCAAGAATGTACTGGCTGTACTGAGTCTTTACTGCGTGCAACCCACCCAACTGTTGAAAATCTCGTGCTAGATTTAATTTCCCTCGAATATCATGAGGTACTTTCTACTGCATTTGGTGAACAAGCGGAAGAAAATAAACATAATGCTATCCATAACTATTACGGCAAATATGTGCTTGTGGTGGATGGTTCCATTCCAATAAAAGACGGCGGTGTGTACTGCATGGTGGCAGGCAAACCAATTGTGGAACATATTCGTGAAGCCGCAAAAGGTGCCGCAGCCATTATTGCAATTGGATCCTGCTCATCTTGGGGCGGTGTTCCATCTTGCGGTGGCAACCCAACAGGTGCGGTCAGTCTTTCTGAAGTTTTACCAAAAGGCACACCAATTATTAACATTCCTGGTTGCCCTCCTAACCCACATAATTTCTTAGCAACCGTTGCCTATATCATCACTTATAAAAAATTACCAGTAATGGATAAGTTAAATCGCCCATTGTTTGCTTATGACCGTCTAATCCATGAAAACTGTTATCGCCGACCGCACTTTGATGCAGGCCGTTTCGCAAAAGAATTTGGCGATTATGGTCATCGCCATGGCTGGTGTTTATATCATTTAGGTTGTAAAGGGCCCGAAACTTACGGCAACTGCTCGACACTAGAATTCTGTGATGTTGGTGGTAATAACTGGCCAGTAGGTATCGGACATCCTTGCTATGGCTGTAACGATCAAGGTATCGGCTTTACCAAAGGCATTTTCCAATTAGCGAACGTCGAAAATCCAACGCCACGCGTGGAAAAACCCGATGTGAACAATGTTGAAGGCGAAGGTGCCTCAATGACGGCGATTGGCTTATTAGGCGGTGCTGCAGCCATTTTAGCAGGTGTCAGCGTGATGACCTTGAAAGAATTGAGCAAACAACATAAAGCGAACAAAGCAGCAGACAAACAAGCCAATCAAGATCAAGGACATTAA
- the hybB gene encoding Ni/Fe-hydrogenase cytochrome b subunit, which produces MGNPRPVGGRLVSASILFFAPLAVICILLIIKRLFLGIGSVTALNGGYPWGLWISFDLLVGTGFACGGWALAWTVYIFNKGKYHPLVRPALLASLFGYSLGGLSITIDMGRYWHLPYFYIPGQFNTNSVLFETAFCMTIYIIVVTLEFAPVWLGFLGLKKWFNKLNKIMFFVIALGALLPMMHQSSMGSLMIAAGHKVHQVWQSYEALPILSLLTAFIMGFSIVIFEGSLVRAGLAGKTPDERSLFTQLAKVTAGLIALFLAVRFGELIYHDKLHYVFGFDKLGKFEAWMFWMEVWLMTLPLLTLFLGEKKSDSRWLFISALSMLLGAALWRLNYSMIMYDPGNGYRYFPSAEELLISIGFVSIEICAYILIIRLFPVLPVLKEKHHEDSEQIIAEKAQFSKKMSGAE; this is translated from the coding sequence ATGGGTAATCCACGTCCGGTGGGCGGCCGATTAGTTTCCGCCAGTATTCTCTTTTTTGCACCTTTGGCTGTAATTTGTATCTTATTAATTATCAAACGTTTGTTCTTAGGTATCGGTTCCGTCACCGCCCTTAACGGCGGTTATCCTTGGGGCTTATGGATTTCCTTTGACTTACTTGTAGGTACAGGTTTTGCCTGTGGTGGTTGGGCATTAGCTTGGACAGTATATATTTTCAACAAAGGGAAATATCACCCTCTTGTGCGTCCCGCATTACTTGCCAGCTTATTCGGCTATTCATTAGGTGGTCTTTCCATCACCATTGATATGGGTCGTTACTGGCACTTGCCTTACTTCTACATCCCAGGTCAATTCAATACAAACTCGGTGTTATTTGAAACCGCATTTTGTATGACGATTTACATCATTGTTGTCACCCTTGAATTTGCGCCAGTTTGGCTCGGCTTCTTAGGATTGAAAAAATGGTTTAATAAGCTCAACAAAATTATGTTCTTTGTCATCGCACTTGGCGCACTATTGCCAATGATGCACCAATCATCTATGGGATCATTAATGATCGCCGCAGGTCATAAAGTTCATCAAGTATGGCAAAGCTATGAAGCATTACCAATCTTATCCTTGCTGACCGCATTTATTATGGGCTTTTCTATCGTCATTTTTGAAGGTTCTTTAGTGCGTGCAGGTTTGGCAGGAAAAACGCCAGATGAACGTTCACTCTTTACCCAGCTTGCAAAAGTGACCGCTGGATTAATCGCACTTTTCCTTGCAGTACGCTTTGGCGAATTGATTTACCATGACAAACTCCATTATGTATTCGGATTCGATAAACTTGGTAAATTTGAAGCCTGGATGTTTTGGATGGAAGTATGGCTAATGACATTACCATTACTCACTTTATTTCTTGGTGAGAAAAAATCTGATTCACGTTGGCTATTTATCTCAGCCTTGAGCATGTTACTCGGCGCAGCCCTATGGCGTTTAAATTATTCAATGATTATGTACGATCCTGGTAATGGCTATCGTTACTTCCCATCAGCAGAAGAATTACTAATTTCTATTGGTTTCGTTTCCATCGAAATTTGCGCCTATATTTTAATAATTCGTCTATTCCCTGTCTTACCAGTGTTGAAAGAAAAACATCATGAAGACTCGGAACAAATTATTGCCGAAAAAGCACAATTCAGTAAAAAAATGAGCGGAGCAGAATAA